Proteins co-encoded in one Aethina tumida isolate Nest 87 chromosome 7, icAetTumi1.1, whole genome shotgun sequence genomic window:
- the LOC109598399 gene encoding protein tramtrack, alpha isoform, with protein sequence MSAAQQYCLRWNNHRSNLLTVFDELLQNEAFTDVTLACEGGSPIKCHRMVLAACSPYFQNLFTDLPCKHPVVVLKDVKYCEIKAILEYMYRGEVNVAQDQLAALLKVAEALKVKGLVEENRNRDKDEDNLEHSPSITTSNSVMQNAVHSSSNNNSPPHSTNSLYKNPYMYNNNKNVDNSRMPNLPLWAVPGLPLPPHSSSVPSPNHPHAAATAAAAMLSSCYEAASSDMSPLKRKKLSSLLMNRDTPILRTVLGQGNADSSQPVSLVCHPDSNEHTNGSDDRDRIKHMRNEPSEDAQSPYTDFTHINDEEDKSKLAVPSSSPQSLSHEMRGVSSGIANYVPQQRPEWKRYKQYTRNDIMSAIEAVRNGMSALQAARKYKVPSRTLYDKVKKLGITTSRPFKRGSNGSSACFPYSTGSPYGGHMSESDEGMMNNNSALLEASTFLQHALDSRGGDEREALAAMAAAAAAHAAASGNSTSPNTYGRARSPSPSPTLIKYRQSSLTPSPAPGSDHHHSETNGSSERDRDDDEDQVEDLSTKRKQETRVIMPPVNQMIIKKEEMLIDSIKEEVRREVSLEEAD encoded by the exons atgagTGCCGCGCAACAGTACTGTCTGCGCTGGAACAACCACCGATCAAATCTGCTCACAGTTTTCGACGAGCTGTTACAAAACGAAGCCTTCACGGATGTGACTCTGGCCTGCGAGGGTGGCAGCCCCATCAAGTGCCACAGAATGGTGCTGGCGGCCTGCTCCCCCTATTTTCAGAACCTGTTCACCGACTTGCCCTGCAAACATCCCGTCGTCGTCCTAAAAGACGTCAAGTACTGCGAGATCAAGGCGATCCTCGAGTACATGTACAGAGGTGAAGTAAACGTAGCCCAAGACCAACTCGCCGCCTTGCTGAAAGTGGCAGAGGCGTTGAAAGTTAAAGGACTTGTCGAAGAGAACCGCAACAGGGACAAGGATGAGGACAACTTGGAACACTCACCTTCGATCACCACCTCCAACTCGGTGATGCAAAATGCGGTGCACAGCAGCAGCAACAACAATTCTCCGCCCCACTCCACCAATTCCCTGTACAAGAACCCCTACATGTATAACAACAACAAGAACGTAGATAATTCAAGGATGCCCAACCTACCCCTGTGGGCAGTACCCGGATTGCCTTTGCCACCCCATTCTTCATCAGTGCCATCGCCTAATCACCCCCACGCCGCCGCCACCGCAGCCGCAGCCATGCTTAGCAGTTGTTACGAAGCCGCCTCATCTGATATGTCCCCACTAAAGAGGAAGAAGCTTTCCAGTTTGTTGATGAACAGAGACACCCCCATTTTGAGGACCGTTTTGGGGCAAGGTAACGCCGATTCCTCCCAACCAGTCAGTTTGGTATGCCACCCCGACAGCAATGAACACACTAATGGAAGCGATGACCGTGACAGAATTAAG CACATGAGAAACGAACCGTCAGAAGACGCCCAATCCCCCTACACCGACTTCACCCACATCAACGACGAAGAAGACAAATCGAAACTGGCAGTACCATCATCCTCGCCTCAGTCCCTGAGCCACGAGATGAGAGGCGTGTCCTCAGGAATTGCCAACTACGTACCGCAACAAAGGCCTGAATGGAAACGCTACAAACAGTACACCAGAAATGACATAATGTCCGCAATAGAAGCAGTAAGGAACGGCATGTCCGCCCTCCAGGCGGCCAGAAAATACAAGGTGCCATCCAGAACCCTCTACGACAAGGTGAAGAAGCTGGGCATCACGACCAGCAGGCCGTTTAAACGAGGCAGCAACGGCAGTTCCGCGTGTTTCCCCTACAGTACCGGATCGCCGTACGGCGGTCACATGTCGGAGAGCGACGAGGGCATGATGAACAACAACTCAGCGCTTTTGGAAGCCAGCACCTTCCTGCAACACGCCCTAGACTCCCGCGGCGGCGACGAAAGGGAAGCGTTGGCGGCGATGGCGGCTGCAGCGGCCGCTCACGCCGCAGCTTCCGGTAATTCGACCAGCCCCAACACGTACGGCAGGGCCAGATCGCCCAGTCCGAGCCCCACGTTGATCAAGTACCGCCAGAGCAGTCTGACTCCGTCTCCGGCTCCCGGCAGCGACCACCATCACAGCGAGACTAACGGGAGCTCGGAGAGGGACAGGGACGACGATGAGGATCAGGTTGAGGACTTGTCGACTAAAAGGAAACAAGAGACCAGAGTTATTATGCCGCCTGTTAATCAAATGATTATAAAGAAAGAGGAGATGTTGATTGACTCCATCAAGGAGGAAGTGCGACGGGAGGTAAGCCTGGAAGAAGCCGACTAA